A DNA window from Capnocytophaga sp. ARDL2 contains the following coding sequences:
- a CDS encoding LysM peptidoglycan-binding domain-containing protein, which produces MRKITLLLGLLFAQNVIGQTHTTTHTVSRGETLYQIAKKYDVTVQSIVTINPETADGIKEEQVIKIPKNSQLQHTVQPKETLYGLSKQYNIAIEKLYEFNPGLKENGLKEGQTIFLTKNNSSAISTPTITTVTTSSSSTKTLVPTKGTHTVEKGETLFSISRKYNVAISYLYEWNPILNTQPLQEGQVIQVEETVAKPVTMTMKVSKTENFTTVVVEPKETLYNIQKTYNVSYEELLKHNPQIANGLKEGTTLKVPVKNSNNVGEKIENDNKKIALPTEIKTKEIRPTKKLFSGKNKEKRELVLLMPFNLDANNPNSSATQKKLNEDVFLNIAVDFYAGAELALDDLKSKKYALEVKVIDSKESNRSLDINALQSSVDFSNTDVIVGPFFQKNVDALSKKLANTSTVVVSPISTEKGQSYRNQIHTMPNEDLMKSEVLHYLQSKNANIVSVYLPSQTSKINALYAEFPQVKKVSTNSKGNVPVSIIEPQLVKGGKNFVILDADNHLATVEAVMSLKKLQSNYDIQLVTLQKNNHLESTDVDVKDLAQLEMIYPSVTNEENSWKRTNFYKKFNDKYGKNPSKYAVRGYDVVYDVVNRMFSGTDHEDLFDYGTNQVENKFVYIKKDEGVYNSGVYILQYTKDLKIKEAK; this is translated from the coding sequence ATGAGAAAGATAACATTACTACTTGGACTACTATTTGCTCAAAATGTTATTGGGCAAACACATACTACTACACATACCGTCTCGAGAGGGGAAACGCTGTATCAAATTGCTAAAAAATATGATGTTACGGTACAATCTATCGTAACGATAAATCCAGAAACTGCCGACGGTATCAAAGAAGAACAGGTGATTAAAATCCCTAAAAATTCGCAATTACAACATACCGTTCAACCCAAAGAAACTTTGTACGGACTTTCAAAACAATATAATATCGCTATCGAAAAATTGTACGAATTCAACCCTGGATTGAAAGAAAATGGACTGAAAGAAGGGCAAACAATTTTCCTTACAAAAAACAATTCTTCGGCGATTTCTACTCCTACAATTACAACGGTTACAACCTCAAGTAGCAGTACCAAAACATTAGTTCCTACCAAGGGAACGCATACTGTAGAAAAAGGCGAAACCCTGTTTTCTATTTCACGAAAATACAATGTGGCAATTTCGTATTTGTATGAATGGAACCCTATTTTGAACACACAACCATTACAAGAAGGACAAGTCATTCAGGTGGAAGAAACAGTAGCAAAACCTGTTACAATGACGATGAAAGTATCTAAAACAGAGAATTTTACTACAGTTGTTGTAGAACCAAAAGAAACTTTGTACAATATTCAGAAGACATACAATGTTTCGTATGAAGAATTATTGAAACACAATCCGCAAATTGCTAATGGATTGAAAGAGGGAACTACCCTAAAAGTTCCTGTGAAAAATTCAAATAATGTAGGCGAAAAAATAGAAAATGACAACAAAAAAATAGCTCTTCCAACTGAAATTAAAACTAAGGAAATCAGACCAACAAAGAAACTTTTCAGCGGAAAAAACAAAGAAAAAAGAGAATTGGTGCTTTTGATGCCGTTTAATTTAGATGCAAATAATCCAAATTCGTCTGCTACTCAGAAGAAACTGAACGAAGATGTATTTTTAAACATTGCTGTTGATTTTTACGCTGGAGCTGAATTGGCTTTAGATGATTTAAAATCAAAAAAATACGCTTTAGAAGTTAAAGTAATAGATTCAAAAGAAAGCAATCGTTCGTTGGACATCAATGCGTTACAATCTTCTGTTGATTTTTCAAATACAGATGTAATCGTTGGTCCATTTTTCCAAAAAAATGTGGATGCTTTGAGTAAAAAATTGGCAAATACTTCTACGGTGGTGGTTTCTCCTATTTCAACTGAAAAAGGGCAATCATATAGAAATCAAATTCATACCATGCCAAATGAGGATTTGATGAAAAGCGAAGTGTTGCATTATTTACAATCAAAGAATGCCAATATTGTTTCGGTATATTTGCCATCACAAACGAGTAAAATCAATGCATTGTATGCAGAATTTCCTCAAGTGAAAAAAGTAAGTACCAATTCTAAAGGAAATGTACCTGTATCGATTATCGAACCTCAATTGGTAAAAGGTGGGAAAAATTTTGTAATCCTCGATGCCGACAATCATTTGGCAACGGTAGAAGCCGTAATGAGTTTGAAAAAATTACAATCAAATTATGACATTCAATTGGTTACTCTTCAAAAAAATAACCATTTAGAATCGACAGATGTAGATGTAAAAGATTTGGCTCAATTGGAAATGATTTATCCTTCGGTAACGAACGAGGAAAATTCGTGGAAAAGAACCAATTTTTACAAAAAATTTAATGACAAATACGGAAAAAATCCAAGTAAATACGCTGTAAGAGGTTATGATGTGGTGTATGATGTAGTCAATCGTATGTTTTCGGGTACAGACCACGAAGATTTGTTTGATTACGGAACCAATCAAGTGGAAAACAAATTTGTCTATATCAAAAAAGATGAAGGCGTTTACAACAGCGGAGTATATATCTTGCAATATACCAAGGATTTAAAAATTAAAGAAGCAAAATAA
- a CDS encoding GH3 auxin-responsive promoter family protein, which translates to MALSILNSIASWFLKKRIHQIELFLKYPNEVQREVLTTLISMAQHTEIGKKYGFESFKSYEDFARNVPIHSYEDLEPLITRTRKGENNILWHEPIKWFAKSSGTTNAKSKFIPVSNDALENCHYKAGKDMLCLYLNNNENSKLFTGKSLRLGGSKELYEEHNTFFGDLSAILIDNLPFWAEFSSTPSNKVSLMSEWNEKMKAIIEETRKVDVTSLVGVPSWMLVMLNQMLETTGKNNLLEIWPHAEVYFHGGVSFEPYRDQYKKLFPSENFRYYETYNASEGFFAIQDRNGADDMLLMLDYGIFYEFIPMDSFGSSNQKVVTINEIQLGVNYAVLITTNGGLWRYLLGDTVRFTSAHPYRIKITGRTKHYINVFGEELMIENTDKALAQTCEKFGVKVLEYTVAPVFMQGKEKGAHEWMIEFIENPKDIEEFSVILDRNLQAINSDYEAKRYNNMTLNPLKLNVARKNLFHDWLNEQGKLGGQNKIPRLSNLRDFLEQLIKNNN; encoded by the coding sequence ATGGCATTATCAATATTAAACTCGATTGCATCTTGGTTTTTGAAAAAACGCATTCATCAGATTGAATTGTTTTTGAAATATCCAAATGAAGTTCAAAGAGAAGTACTTACTACACTGATTTCAATGGCTCAACATACAGAAATTGGAAAAAAATACGGATTTGAATCTTTCAAGTCTTATGAAGATTTTGCTCGAAATGTTCCTATTCATTCGTATGAAGATTTAGAACCTTTGATTACCCGAACTCGCAAAGGAGAAAACAATATTTTGTGGCACGAACCTATCAAATGGTTTGCAAAATCGAGCGGTACTACCAATGCAAAGTCAAAATTTATCCCTGTGAGCAATGACGCTCTCGAAAATTGTCATTACAAAGCGGGTAAAGATATGCTTTGCTTGTATCTCAACAACAACGAAAATTCTAAATTATTTACAGGTAAGAGTTTGCGTTTGGGAGGTAGCAAAGAATTGTACGAAGAACACAATACTTTTTTCGGTGATTTGTCGGCAATTTTGATAGACAATTTGCCTTTTTGGGCAGAATTTAGCTCTACGCCCTCAAATAAAGTTTCTCTGATGAGCGAATGGAACGAAAAAATGAAAGCCATTATCGAAGAAACACGCAAAGTAGATGTTACCAGTTTGGTGGGAGTGCCTTCGTGGATGTTGGTGATGCTCAATCAAATGCTCGAAACCACAGGCAAAAACAATTTGCTAGAAATTTGGCCACATGCCGAAGTGTATTTTCACGGAGGAGTGAGTTTTGAACCCTATCGAGACCAATACAAAAAACTTTTTCCGTCCGAAAATTTCAGGTATTACGAAACCTACAACGCATCGGAAGGATTTTTTGCCATTCAAGATAGAAACGGAGCCGATGATATGTTGTTGATGCTCGATTATGGTATTTTCTACGAATTTATCCCAATGGATAGTTTCGGAAGTTCTAATCAAAAAGTAGTAACCATCAACGAGATACAACTTGGTGTAAATTATGCCGTGCTGATTACAACCAATGGAGGTTTGTGGAGGTATTTACTGGGCGATACCGTGCGATTTACTTCAGCCCATCCGTACCGCATTAAAATCACAGGACGCACCAAGCACTACATCAATGTATTTGGCGAAGAATTGATGATAGAAAATACCGACAAAGCACTGGCACAAACTTGCGAAAAATTTGGCGTAAAAGTATTGGAATATACCGTAGCACCTGTGTTTATGCAAGGAAAAGAAAAAGGAGCTCACGAATGGATGATAGAATTTATAGAAAATCCGAAAGATATTGAAGAATTTTCCGTAATTTTAGACCGAAATTTACAAGCGATCAATTCGGATTACGAAGCCAAACGATATAATAATATGACTTTGAATCCTTTGAAATTGAATGTAGCACGAAAAAATCTCTTTCACGATTGGCTAAACGAACAAGGAAAATTGGGCGGACAAAACAAAATACCAAGATTGTCTAACCTGCGAGATTTTTTAGAACAATTAATCAAAAATAACAACTAA
- a CDS encoding OsmC family protein: MATSTIIYKGNLRTKSTHSDSGTEILTDAPKDNHGNGEAFSPTDMVANSLATCMFTIMGIKAIDLGVAIENSTAEVTKVMYNEPRRIGEIIISFAMKGKADKKQQTILERAAMTCPVIFSLHPNIEKKISFVWE; encoded by the coding sequence ATGGCTACAAGCACAATCATTTACAAAGGAAACTTACGCACAAAATCAACTCACTCCGATTCTGGTACAGAAATTTTAACTGACGCACCCAAAGACAATCACGGAAATGGAGAGGCTTTTTCACCAACCGATATGGTTGCTAATTCGCTGGCTACTTGTATGTTTACTATCATGGGAATCAAAGCGATAGATTTAGGTGTAGCTATCGAAAATTCTACAGCAGAAGTAACCAAAGTGATGTACAACGAACCACGAAGAATTGGCGAAATCATTATTTCGTTTGCAATGAAAGGAAAAGCAGACAAAAAACAACAAACCATTTTGGAACGAGCTGCAATGACTTGTCCTGTGATTTTTAGCTTACATCCCAATATCGAAAAGAAAATTTCGTTTGTTTGGGAGTGA
- a CDS encoding FAD-dependent oxidoreductase has product MNNHEKIGVIGAGLVGTLLAIHLRKLGYETVLYDRSDDIRTINFKGKSINLAISTRGWKALETVGLVDEIKEITLPMYKRAIHHISGEIQYQNYGVNNEAIYSVSRGELNKKMVQLAEDVGTEFRFNHKVWDISLDDATIFVGDTDEKSSWTAHKHDIIFGTDGAFSRVRQRMQRQNRFNYSQFFLHLGYKELEIAANEDGRHKLDPKSFHIWPRREFMLIALPNIDGSFTCTLFMPFEGKHSFETINTEEKVIEFFKELFPDAVPLMPNLLKDYMQNPTSSLVTTQCDPWIYKDKIALLGDAAHAIVPFYGQGMNAGFEDITELYKQITENDDWTTILKNYQANRKPNADAIAELSFRNFKEMGSDTADKNFLLQKKIETKFTKKYPEKWLPLYDRVSFSLQPYSEVLKIADWQGEVMKEVMSHPEIETIWETDEIYELILEAMKNKKVK; this is encoded by the coding sequence ATGAACAATCACGAAAAAATAGGTGTTATCGGAGCTGGATTGGTGGGTACTCTACTCGCAATTCACTTGAGAAAATTGGGCTACGAAACCGTACTTTACGACCGCTCTGACGATATCAGAACCATCAATTTCAAAGGAAAATCTATCAATCTTGCCATTTCTACTCGTGGGTGGAAAGCATTGGAAACCGTAGGATTGGTCGATGAAATCAAAGAAATCACTTTGCCTATGTACAAAAGAGCGATTCACCATATTTCTGGAGAAATTCAATACCAAAATTACGGAGTAAACAACGAGGCAATTTATTCTGTTTCGCGTGGCGAATTGAACAAAAAAATGGTGCAACTTGCCGAAGATGTGGGTACTGAGTTTAGATTCAACCACAAAGTATGGGATATTTCACTCGATGACGCTACAATTTTTGTAGGGGATACAGACGAAAAATCTTCGTGGACAGCTCACAAACACGATATTATCTTTGGTACAGACGGAGCCTTTTCGAGAGTTCGCCAACGCATGCAAAGACAAAATAGATTCAACTATTCGCAGTTTTTCTTGCACTTGGGATACAAAGAATTGGAAATCGCTGCTAACGAAGACGGTAGGCACAAACTCGACCCAAAATCTTTTCACATTTGGCCAAGAAGAGAATTTATGTTGATTGCGTTGCCAAATATCGATGGTTCGTTTACTTGTACTTTATTTATGCCTTTCGAGGGAAAACATTCGTTTGAAACCATCAATACAGAGGAAAAAGTTATCGAATTTTTCAAAGAATTGTTCCCAGATGCTGTGCCTTTGATGCCCAATCTCTTAAAAGATTATATGCAAAATCCTACGAGTTCGTTAGTAACCACTCAATGCGACCCATGGATTTACAAAGACAAAATAGCCCTATTGGGAGATGCTGCACATGCCATTGTACCTTTTTATGGTCAGGGTATGAATGCAGGATTTGAAGACATTACCGAATTGTACAAACAAATCACAGAAAACGACGATTGGACTACGATTTTGAAAAATTACCAAGCCAATCGTAAACCCAATGCTGATGCCATAGCCGAACTTTCTTTTAGAAATTTTAAAGAAATGGGAAGCGATACTGCCGATAAAAACTTTTTGTTGCAAAAGAAAATAGAAACCAAGTTTACCAAAAAGTATCCAGAAAAATGGTTGCCTTTATATGATAGAGTTTCTTTTTCGTTGCAACCCTACAGCGAAGTATTGAAAATTGCAGATTGGCAAGGGGAAGTGATGAAAGAAGTGATGAGTCATCCAGAAATTGAAACGATTTGGGAAACCGATGAAATTTACGAGCTGATTTTGGAGGCGATGAAGAATAAAAAAGTTAAATAA
- a CDS encoding APC family permease: MNQLFRKKKVEDILAELEDNQNSQNSLGKYLTQKDLIFFGIAAIVGAGIFSTIGQASYDGGPAVIFLFIFTAIACGFSALAYAEFASMAPVSGSAYTYSYIAFGELISWIIGWALIMEYAIGNVTLAISWSDYFTSLLQTMNIHIPLWLQMDFLTAKEGFEEAQVLLQTQPLETLPNHLQQTFNAYQSAPTIFGIPFVADAPALLIILLITYLVYRGVRESKNFANAMVWIKLAVILLVLIVGAFYVDVDNWSPFAPNGISGVLKGVSAVFFAYIGFDAISTTAEECKNPQKDLPRSMIASIVICTLLYIAIALILTGMVHHSELNVGDPLAYVFEKLNLKWLAGIIAVSAVVAMASVLLVFQMGQPRIWMTMSRDGLLPPKFSKVHPKYKTPSYATIVTGFVVAIPALFVNLKMVTDLCSIGTLFAFSLVCAGILVLQGRNVPKGKFKIPYINGKYILPLIAISTLSLAYYFNTEQIQSFFFLSETNDWNNERIPLYIFGISLIGLNIWSFQKNLSLIPMLGLICCLYLMAELTLWNWIYFSFWLLIGLIIYFGYSRHHSKLRK, translated from the coding sequence ATGAATCAATTGTTTAGAAAAAAGAAAGTAGAAGATATTTTAGCTGAATTGGAAGACAACCAAAACAGTCAAAACTCTTTAGGAAAATATCTCACCCAAAAAGATTTGATTTTTTTTGGAATAGCCGCTATTGTAGGTGCCGGAATTTTTAGTACAATTGGTCAAGCAAGTTATGACGGTGGACCAGCCGTCATTTTTTTATTTATTTTCACTGCGATTGCCTGCGGATTTTCGGCGTTGGCGTATGCCGAATTTGCATCTATGGCTCCCGTTTCGGGTAGTGCCTATACTTATAGCTATATTGCATTTGGCGAACTCATCTCATGGATTATCGGTTGGGCGTTGATTATGGAATACGCAATTGGAAATGTTACTTTAGCTATTTCGTGGAGCGATTATTTTACCAGCCTTTTACAAACGATGAATATCCACATACCACTGTGGTTGCAAATGGATTTTCTCACTGCGAAAGAAGGTTTTGAAGAAGCCCAGGTTTTACTGCAAACTCAGCCCTTGGAAACACTCCCCAACCATCTACAACAAACCTTTAATGCCTATCAATCGGCTCCGACTATTTTTGGAATTCCGTTTGTGGCAGATGCACCTGCTTTGTTGATTATCCTCTTGATTACTTATTTGGTTTATAGAGGGGTACGAGAGTCAAAAAACTTTGCCAATGCTATGGTTTGGATAAAATTGGCGGTGATACTTTTGGTTTTGATCGTTGGTGCGTTTTATGTAGATGTGGACAATTGGTCGCCTTTTGCACCTAATGGAATTTCTGGAGTTTTGAAAGGCGTTTCGGCGGTATTCTTTGCGTATATTGGTTTTGATGCCATTTCAACCACTGCCGAAGAATGTAAAAATCCACAGAAAGATTTACCTCGTAGTATGATTGCTTCAATTGTGATTTGTACTTTGCTTTACATCGCTATTGCTTTGATTTTGACAGGGATGGTACACCACAGCGAACTCAATGTTGGTGATCCATTGGCGTATGTTTTCGAAAAACTCAATCTAAAATGGTTGGCAGGAATCATCGCTGTAAGTGCCGTCGTAGCCATGGCAAGTGTGTTGTTGGTTTTTCAAATGGGACAACCACGCATTTGGATGACGATGAGTAGAGATGGTTTGTTGCCTCCAAAATTTTCAAAAGTACATCCAAAATACAAAACCCCTTCATATGCAACCATTGTAACAGGATTTGTCGTTGCCATTCCTGCATTGTTTGTGAACCTGAAAATGGTAACAGACCTTTGTAGCATAGGAACTTTATTTGCTTTTTCGTTGGTTTGTGCAGGAATATTGGTATTACAAGGAAGAAATGTACCTAAGGGAAAATTTAAAATTCCATACATCAATGGGAAATATATTTTACCTTTGATTGCGATTTCCACTTTGAGTTTGGCATATTATTTCAATACCGAACAAATACAATCTTTTTTCTTCCTAAGTGAAACTAATGATTGGAACAACGAACGCATACCTTTATATATATTCGGAATTTCATTAATAGGATTAAATATTTGGAGTTTTCAGAAAAATTTATCCTTAATTCCGATGTTGGGATTGATTTGCTGTTTGTACCTTATGGCAGAATTGACCTTATGGAATTGGATTTACTTTAGTTTTTGGTTGCTCATTGGGTTGATTATTTACTTTGGATATTCAAGACATCATAGTAAATTGAGGAAATAA
- the gldC gene encoding gliding motility protein GldC, with the protein MSKQTEIKVNVSLDENNIPEDIRWTAKDGGVENERAKAMLLSLWDGKAQETLRIDLWTKEMPVDEMKQFFHQTLVAMTDTFERATDDKKMSDTMRDFCAYFAEKLELHK; encoded by the coding sequence ATGAGTAAACAAACCGAAATAAAAGTCAATGTTTCTCTTGACGAAAACAATATACCCGAAGATATTCGCTGGACTGCCAAAGACGGTGGTGTAGAAAACGAACGAGCAAAAGCTATGTTGCTTTCGCTTTGGGATGGAAAAGCACAGGAAACTTTACGCATAGATTTGTGGACTAAAGAAATGCCTGTAGATGAAATGAAACAGTTTTTTCATCAAACATTGGTAGCTATGACAGATACATTTGAACGAGCTACAGACGATAAAAAAATGAGCGATACCATGAGAGATTTCTGTGCTTATTTTGCAGAAAAATTGGAATTGCACAAATAA
- the gldJ gene encoding gliding motility lipoprotein GldJ — protein sequence MNINNLKTLQFAAVVAASIALTNCGNSAVTSQATGWKINDSKGGFQYGNSFDGVKAPVGMVEIEGGTFTMGRIQEDVLGDWNNQPTQQYVNSFFMDETEVTNLMYNEYLSWIKAVYPPSESRYRNIYNAALPDTLVWRNHLSFTETLTNAYLRHPAYANYPVVGVSWVQANDFSKWRTDRVNELALEKAGYLKKGAKVNDAYGSNSFSTDAYLSAPSQSYGGNDSIVFRGKNNKATGQSGVYLKQESGLFTAEFRLPTEAEWEYAASVSRSQREYNNVQGRNKYPWGSNELRTNSRRTKGDYLANFKQNRGDYGGIAGWTSDKGEMTTAVKTFPANDWGLYDMAGNVAEWVADVYRPAVADDVNDINYFRGNVYSKKAIDANGNVVIVDESNIKYDTLPNGRLRPKALPGQVAKTSVEEKDLYLRRNINDKNSINYKDGDNLAGVTRNSQMYNAPLNVVDFDGQGNPIYQYDNNNRTTLINNHSRVYKGGSWKDRAYWLDPATRRYLDQNTATDFIGFRNAMTKIGTTKANRKKARG from the coding sequence ATGAATATAAATAATCTAAAGACATTACAATTTGCAGCAGTGGTTGCTGCATCGATTGCCCTTACAAACTGTGGAAACAGTGCAGTAACTTCACAAGCAACAGGGTGGAAAATAAATGATAGCAAAGGAGGATTTCAATATGGAAATTCTTTCGACGGTGTAAAAGCACCAGTAGGAATGGTAGAAATTGAAGGTGGTACATTTACAATGGGTCGCATTCAAGAGGATGTGTTAGGCGATTGGAACAACCAACCTACACAACAATATGTAAACTCTTTCTTTATGGATGAAACAGAGGTTACTAACTTGATGTACAATGAGTATTTGTCATGGATTAAAGCTGTATATCCACCTTCAGAAAGCAGATACCGCAATATCTATAACGCAGCTTTGCCTGATACATTAGTATGGAGAAATCACTTGAGTTTTACAGAAACATTGACAAATGCATACTTGAGACACCCTGCGTATGCAAACTATCCTGTAGTAGGAGTATCTTGGGTACAAGCTAATGATTTTTCAAAATGGAGAACTGACCGTGTAAACGAATTGGCTTTAGAAAAAGCAGGATATTTGAAAAAAGGAGCTAAAGTAAATGATGCCTATGGTTCAAATTCTTTTTCAACAGATGCATATTTATCTGCTCCCTCTCAATCTTACGGAGGAAATGACAGCATCGTTTTCAGAGGTAAAAATAACAAAGCTACAGGACAAAGTGGAGTATATTTGAAACAAGAAAGCGGATTGTTTACAGCAGAATTCAGACTTCCAACTGAGGCTGAATGGGAATACGCTGCATCTGTTTCAAGATCTCAAAGAGAATACAACAACGTACAAGGAAGAAATAAATATCCTTGGGGTTCTAACGAATTGCGTACAAATTCAAGAAGAACTAAAGGAGATTATTTAGCAAACTTCAAACAAAACAGAGGTGATTACGGTGGAATCGCTGGATGGACTTCAGACAAAGGTGAAATGACTACAGCTGTAAAAACATTCCCTGCAAACGACTGGGGATTGTATGATATGGCTGGAAACGTTGCAGAATGGGTAGCAGACGTTTATAGACCAGCAGTTGCTGATGACGTAAACGATATCAACTACTTTAGAGGTAACGTATATTCTAAAAAAGCAATTGATGCAAATGGAAATGTGGTAATCGTAGATGAGTCAAACATTAAATACGATACATTGCCAAATGGTAGATTGCGTCCTAAAGCATTGCCTGGTCAAGTGGCTAAAACAAGCGTAGAAGAAAAAGACTTGTACTTGAGAAGAAATATCAATGATAAAAACTCAATCAATTATAAAGATGGAGATAATTTAGCAGGTGTAACAAGAAACTCTCAAATGTACAACGCTCCATTAAATGTAGTTGATTTTGACGGACAAGGAAACCCTATCTATCAATACGACAATAACAATAGAACTACTTTGATCAACAATCACTCAAGAGTTTATAAAGGAGGGTCTTGGAAAGATAGAGCTTATTGGTTAGATCCAGCTACAAGAAGATATCTTGACCAAAACACTGCAACTGATTTCATTGGATTTAGAAATGCCATGACAAAAATCGGTACAACTAAAGCTAACAGAAAAAAAGCTAGAGGTTAA
- the nadE gene encoding NAD(+) synthase, whose product MEKIKNHIVSWLKDYVTNAKVEGFVVGISGGIDSAVVSTLCAYTGLKVLCVEMPIHQAISQVNRAKEHIDFLQNNFSNVERVEVDLTETFEKMKSVVPTSDNDALLQLTLANTRARLRMTTLYYLGGINRLLVAGTGNKVEDFGVGFFTKYGDGGVDISPIADLMKSDVRKLAAYLDVPVSIQQAAPTDGLFGDDRTDEDQLGASYDELEKAMIAYENGAKADDFSGREREVFEIFSRLHHINQHKMNPIPICVIPLDLK is encoded by the coding sequence ATGGAAAAAATAAAAAATCATATTGTTTCTTGGTTAAAAGATTATGTAACCAATGCAAAAGTTGAAGGTTTTGTTGTAGGGATTTCTGGCGGAATTGATTCTGCGGTGGTCTCTACTCTTTGTGCTTACACAGGATTGAAAGTTTTGTGTGTGGAAATGCCTATTCATCAGGCGATTTCTCAGGTCAATCGAGCCAAAGAACATATCGACTTTCTGCAAAACAACTTTTCAAATGTGGAAAGGGTAGAGGTAGATTTAACGGAAACTTTTGAAAAAATGAAATCGGTGGTTCCTACTTCGGATAATGATGCTTTGTTGCAATTGACATTAGCAAATACTCGAGCGAGATTGAGAATGACAACTTTGTATTACCTTGGTGGTATCAATCGATTGTTGGTAGCTGGTACTGGAAATAAAGTGGAAGATTTTGGTGTGGGATTTTTTACCAAATACGGAGACGGAGGAGTGGATATTAGTCCGATTGCAGATTTAATGAAGTCTGATGTGAGAAAATTGGCAGCTTATTTGGACGTTCCAGTATCTATACAACAGGCAGCTCCTACAGATGGTTTGTTTGGTGATGACCGTACAGACGAAGACCAATTGGGTGCCTCTTATGACGAACTCGAAAAAGCTATGATTGCTTATGAAAATGGAGCAAAGGCTGATGATTTTTCTGGTAGAGAACGAGAGGTTTTTGAAATTTTTTCTCGTTTACATCACATCAATCAACATAAAATGAATCCGATACCAATCTGTGTGATACCTTTGGATTTGAAATAA
- a CDS encoding gliding motility lipoprotein GldB produces the protein MTTLKKYFFIPLAISLIACNKQSKDEKQIAEMNYPVSWHRFDQEFSTNKNILDLRKKYPFLLSPQVSDDEWIAKQNDTLFQQLYQEVQTQFSDISTTKNQVNEVLKRIHYYFPNHQPKKVISLISEVNVENRTIYTDSLVLLSLDTYLGKNHKFYVDFDTYTLQEFEKERIPVDLALEFASQVVPYTDDRTFLGQMIYFGKLMAVAEKLTPFASEELQINYTKEQLQWAKENEENIWKFFVESKFLYNTDPKLFLRFIQKAPFSKFYLEFDQESPGSIGVFIGWQIVKSYINNNKDVSLQNLLIKDTKELFDNAKYKPQRK, from the coding sequence ATGACAACATTAAAAAAATATTTTTTCATTCCATTAGCTATTTCGTTGATTGCGTGTAACAAACAATCAAAAGACGAAAAACAAATTGCCGAAATGAATTATCCAGTATCGTGGCATCGTTTTGACCAAGAATTTTCTACCAATAAAAACATCTTAGATTTGAGAAAAAAATATCCTTTTTTACTTTCACCTCAAGTTTCTGATGATGAATGGATTGCTAAACAAAACGACACTCTTTTTCAACAATTATATCAAGAAGTTCAAACCCAATTTTCGGATATTTCTACTACTAAAAATCAAGTAAATGAGGTTTTGAAACGCATTCATTATTATTTCCCAAATCATCAACCGAAAAAAGTTATTTCGTTGATTTCTGAGGTAAATGTTGAAAACAGAACCATTTATACCGATAGTTTGGTGTTGCTTTCTTTGGATACTTACTTAGGGAAAAATCACAAATTTTATGTGGACTTTGACACTTATACTTTGCAAGAATTTGAAAAAGAACGCATTCCTGTGGATTTGGCTTTGGAATTTGCCTCTCAAGTGGTTCCCTATACAGACGACCGCACTTTTTTGGGACAAATGATTTACTTTGGAAAATTGATGGCAGTGGCTGAAAAACTCACGCCTTTTGCCAGTGAAGAATTGCAAATCAATTATACCAAAGAACAATTGCAATGGGCAAAGGAAAACGAAGAAAATATTTGGAAATTTTTTGTTGAAAGCAAATTTTTATACAACACCGACCCAAAATTGTTTTTGCGTTTTATACAAAAAGCTCCCTTTTCAAAATTTTATTTGGAATTTGATCAAGAATCACCAGGGAGTATTGGCGTTTTTATCGGTTGGCAAATCGTAAAATCATACATAAATAATAATAAAGATGTATCTTTGCAAAATCTTTTGATAAAAGATACCAAAGAATTATTTGACAACGCAAAATACAAACCTCAACGCAAATGA